One window from the genome of Papilio machaon chromosome 6, ilPapMach1.1, whole genome shotgun sequence encodes:
- the LOC106715059 gene encoding uncharacterized protein LOC106715059: MLRSCLPLLCCLCFQILFKNSQGVIYTYEDVELRRIFPNEFPMDTIRRSGSPFAEHLGRYTELKSYFHHPKSKLNSHFEEMICYNRSNKKICKIDVDRYLPEENSYYSSVTAESHVDRRRVYCFMLLCFTEDELDRVVASF; encoded by the exons ATGTTAAGAAGTTGTTTGCCTTTATTGTGTTGTTTA tgttttcaaattctttttaaaaattctcaaGGAGTTATTTACACGTA cgaAGATGTGGAGTTGAGACGAATTTTTCCAAATGAATTTCCAATGGATACAATACGACGAAGTGGTTCACCATTTGCTGAG catTTGGGTCGGTACACTGAATTGAAAAGTTATTTCCATCATcctaaaagtaaattaaatagtcaCTTTGAAGAAATGATTTGCTACAACAGAAGTAACAAAAAG ATTTGTAAGATTGATGTGGACCGCTATTTACCAGAAGAGAACAGTTATTACTCGTCTGTAACAGCAGAGAGCCATGTTGATAGGCGACGTGTATACTGCTTTATGCTGCTCTGTTTTACCGAGGATGAACTGGACAGAGTCGTAGCTTCTTTTTaa
- the LOC106715058 gene encoding endocuticle structural glycoprotein ABD-5-like: MCLLRQTNTLRLYRLSEARTRLIMKLFFVLSLLTVAAAAPQAASRSAPNEDVQILRFDSSNDGLGSYNFAFEQSDGTKKEEQGELRNAGTDDEFMAVKGSYSWQGPDGVVYTITYTADDNGFKPTIEQGPGGGVPPGVVASLLG; the protein is encoded by the exons atgtgtttgCTTAGACAGACAAACACACTTCGATTGTATCGATTAAGTGAAGCTCGCACGCGTCTAATCATGAAACTG TTTTTTGTTCTCTCCCTGTTGACCGTTGCAGCCGCAGCACCACAAGCAGCGTCGCGCTCGGCTCCCAACGAAGATGTTCAAATTCTAAGATTTGATTCCAGCAATGATGGACTTGGCTCCTATAATTTTGC tTTCGAACAAAGTGACGGCACAAAGAAAGAGGAACAAGGTGAATTGAGGAACGCGGGAACTGACGATGAGTTCATGGCAGTCAAAGGATCTTACTCGTGGCAAGGACCCGATGGTGTAGTGTATACTATCACGTACACCGCCGACGACAACGGTTTCAAGCCAACCATCGAACAAGGACCAGGAGGGGGCGTACCACCAGGCGTTGTCGCATCTCTGCTTGGATAA
- the LOC123720919 gene encoding larval cuticle protein 16/17-like, producing the protein MKGVVLLFLLGAVYSVYSVPAPSFLDSVSDCYDYKEKFWSFDNFKSDYSDKKVAYRFGFEQLDGTRQEQEGEFINKGGEDFLSVNGFYSYIGNDGVRYTTKYKADDNGYQPIIEQGPGGSVPDAVVASMLG; encoded by the exons ATGAAGGGG GTAGTGCTATTGTTTTTACTGGGAGCCGTATACTCAGTATACTCAGTGCCAGCTCCGTCTTTCTTGGATAGTGTAAGTGACTGCTATGATTACAAGGAAAAATTCTGGAGCTTTGACAACTTTAAGAGTGATTATAGTGATAAAAAAGTTGCTTACAGATTTGG GTTTGAACAACTAGACGGTACGAGGCAAGAACAAGAAGGAGAATTCATAAACAAAGGCGGAGAGGACTTCCTGTCTGTCAATGGTTTTTACTCGTACATAGGCAACGATGGTGTAAGGTACACTACTAAATACAAAGCCGATGACAATGGATACCAGCCTATTATAGAACAAGGCCCTGGAGGAAGCGTTCCCGATGCTGTAGTTGCATCTATGCTTGGATAA
- the LOC106714925 gene encoding uncharacterized protein LOC106714925, translating to MKVLLLLFQLNLLNYAVSFVVRKTKIYPSKPTGFVNNLEQQSSILAAGDIKYTFLADNQFTIDDEIPSIGNLIKSLRIPGFNVYHIVINRDDTGNYENAKSYTKLKTQPEHIPENDHPGTYLSNIEIEKRNDSEALNYNEINMVSIRF from the exons atgaag gttctattattactttttcaacTCAACTTACTTAACTATGCCGTCAGTTTTGTTGTAcgaaaaacaaagatatatcCTTCAAAACCAACTGGTTTTGTTAATAACTTAGAACAGCAATCTTCAATTTTGGCAGCGGGCGATATTAAATA TACATTTTTAGCCGACAATCAATTTACGATCGACGATGAAATACCCAGCATTGgaaatttaatcaaatcgCTAAGAATACCAGGATTCAATGTTTATCATATAGTTATCAATCGTGATGATACAGGAAATTATGAGAACGCTAAatcatatacaaaattaaaaacacaaccAGAACATATACCAGAAAATGATCACCCAGGCACATACTTATCCAATATTGAAATCGAAAAAAGAAATGATAGCGAAGCTCTTAATTAcaacgaaataaatatggtaa gCATCAGATTCTGA